The following proteins come from a genomic window of Athalia rosae chromosome 1, iyAthRosa1.1, whole genome shotgun sequence:
- the LOC105689018 gene encoding vacuolar protein sorting-associated protein 37A isoform X1 — MLSRIFRGENENAAVKRRRQIDTLKIFNDNVLELREDVEYQVQFDAGDKRMAIMVSLSPEFPLEKPVLRVSPPISHPWCNEHNEIVSAPGLLNFTVHSDLGRVVQAIIREFSKNPPQFVEDSPPASSMNHRELQERASPSYTIQQYPDVPSTSYNSYYNTYYPKYSSSNTNTSVYNYNYTSSGNTYAIDSQSKPFASTSHHSTYPPSSTGNSLHSTKASCFPSHQYTNTAYLNSHYGSTNYGQTTTATNARSNTPQSLEFPELNDLSNEELKKLGEDEDRLDEFLDKHVQIKDLNTAVEDAINWVEKTAHANLLKKSELEVLRNQVAEKAERVTILKSRYDQLNQQYNKLSEVFTPDHIKNCLKHAADVSHEKSETIAEDFLNRKIDVERFLSTYVECRKLGQARRTKEEKLVHQLNELKRAGY; from the exons ATGTTATCAAGAATATTCCgtggagaaaatgagaatgcTGCTGTCAAAAGGAGGCGTCAAATTGACacattaaaaatatttaatgacAA tgTATTGGAACTCCGAGAAGATGTGGAATATCAGGTACAATTCGATGCCGGAGATAAGCGAATGGCTATCATGGTCTCGTTGTCCCCCGAGTTCCCCCTAGAAAAACCAGTTCTTAGAGTATCTCCACCAATTAGCCACCCCTGGTGCAATGAGCACAATGAAATTGTGAGTGCTCCAGGACTCCTTAAT ttCACGGTACACAGTGACCTTGGCCGAGTTGTTCAAGCCATCATTCGAGAATTCAGCAAAAACCCACCTCAGTTTGTGGAAGATAGTCCGCCAGCTTCTTCCATGAATCATAGAG aattgCAGGAACGAGCATCACCGTCCTATACCATACAACAATATCCTGATGTCCCGTCAACTTCGTATAATTCTTATTATAACACTTATTACCCAAAATATTCATCGTCAAATACAAACACCTCTGTTTATAACTATAACTACACAAGTTCGGGTAATACTTATGCGATAGATAGCCAATCCAAGCCTTTTGCCTCAACATCCCACCATTCTACTTACCCGCCAAGTTCGACGGGCAATTCTTTACACTCAACCAAAGCTTCGTGTTTTCCGTCTCACCAATATACTAATACTGCCTACCTGAACTCGCATTATGGCAGCACGAATTATGGCCAGACTACAACAGCGACAAATGCCAGGTCGAATACACCGCAGAGCTTAGAATTTCCTGAACTAAATGATCTGAGTAACGAGGAATTGAAGAAACTTGGAGAAGATGAAGATAGATTAGATGAGTTCCTGGATAAGCATGTTCAAATAAAGGATCTCAATACTGCAGTAGAAGACGCCATCAATTGGGTTGAAAAAACTGCCC ATGCGAATTTATTAAAGAAATCAGAACTTGAAGTACTTAGAAACCAAGTCGCAGAAAAGGCGGAGAGAGTAACGATTCTAAAATCTAGATACGACCAATTAAACCaacaatataataaattatcagaGGTGTTTACACCGGATCACATAAAGAACTGCTTGAAACATGCCGCCGACGTGAGTcacgaaaaaagtgaaacaattgctgaagattttttgaatagaaaaattgatgtagaGCGTTTTTTAAGCACTTACGTCGAATGTCGAAAGCTTGGACAAGCACGAagaacgaaggaagaaaaattagtgCACCAACTCAATGAACTGAAACGAGCTGGCTACTGA
- the LOC105689019 gene encoding receptor-type tyrosine-protein phosphatase F isoform X3, with translation MRKRWSAHLFLAIAIYTSGSNAAKGGGRGARGRGRIIGSRMPILIPHQNPASANYYENKDGAKIVKSSHFEFDYMLGRKITFFCMARGFPRPQITWFKDGIELYHHRFFQKTMNCSKAVILLMLLFLHCNDITAKRGRTRGRSRSRVQIGLPITGKYRDPESDQYYNNNNGAKILSSSHFDYEYVLGHKIAFVCSARGSPRPHITWFKDGTEIYTHLYLNVHEWRTGTDRVKSKLEIDPATQMDAGVYECTADNMYSIDRRSFKTDFSIAFD, from the exons ATGAGGAAACGCTGGTCTGCTCATCTCTTCCTAGCAATCGCCATATACACATCAGGCTCAAATGCAGCCAAAGGTGGTGGAAGAGGTGCCAGGGGACGTGGCAGAATAATCGGTTCTCGCATGCCAATCCTAATTCCGCACCAGAATCCTGCTAGTGCCAATTATTACGAAAATAAAGAC GGTGCAAAGATTGTAAAGTCATCGCATTTTGAGTTCGACTATATGCTGGGCCGAAAAATTACTTTCTTCTGTATGGCAAGAGGATTTCCAAGGCCGCAAATAACTTGGTTCAAAGATGGCATCGAGCTATATCATCATAGATTTTTCCAG AAAACGATGAACTGTTCAAAAGCTGTCATTCTTTTGATGTTACTATTCCTACACTGTAATGATATAACTGCAAAAAGAGGCCGAACAAGAGGCAGAAGTAGATCCCGAGTCCAGATTGGGTTGCCCATTACCGGAAAGTACAGAGATCCAGAGAGTGACcaatattataacaataataac GGTGCCAAAATCTTATCGTCGTCACATTTCGATTATGAATACGTCTTGGGACATAAGATTGCATTTGTTTGCTCCGCAAGAGGATCTCCACGGCCTCATATTACATGGTTCAAGGATGGTACAGAGATATATACCCATCTTTACCTCAAC GTTCATGAATGGAGAACAGGAACTGACAGGGTAAAATCAAAACTGGAAATTGATCCAGCAACACAAATGGATGCTGGTGTATACGAATGCACTGCAGATAATATGTACAGCATCGATAGAAGATCTTTCAAGACTGACTTCTCTATTGCCTTTGACTAG
- the LOC105689019 gene encoding immunoglobulin domain-containing protein oig-4 isoform X2 — protein sequence MNCSKAVILLMLLFLHCNDITAKRGRTRGRSRSRVQIGLPITGKYRDPESDQYYNNNNGAKILSSSHFDYEYVLGHKIAFVCSARGSPRPHITWFKDGTEIYTHLYLNVHEWRTGTDRVKSKLEIDPATQMDAGVYECTADNMYSIDRRSFKTDFSIAFD from the exons ATGAACTGTTCAAAAGCTGTCATTCTTTTGATGTTACTATTCCTACACTGTAATGATATAACTGCAAAAAGAGGCCGAACAAGAGGCAGAAGTAGATCCCGAGTCCAGATTGGGTTGCCCATTACCGGAAAGTACAGAGATCCAGAGAGTGACcaatattataacaataataac GGTGCCAAAATCTTATCGTCGTCACATTTCGATTATGAATACGTCTTGGGACATAAGATTGCATTTGTTTGCTCCGCAAGAGGATCTCCACGGCCTCATATTACATGGTTCAAGGATGGTACAGAGATATATACCCATCTTTACCTCAAC GTTCATGAATGGAGAACAGGAACTGACAGGGTAAAATCAAAACTGGAAATTGATCCAGCAACACAAATGGATGCTGGTGTATACGAATGCACTGCAGATAATATGTACAGCATCGATAGAAGATCTTTCAAGACTGACTTCTCTATTGCCTTTGACTAG
- the LOC105689019 gene encoding immunoglobulin domain-containing protein oig-4 isoform X1: MLIVRFSIIFGSLAQKTMNCSKAVILLMLLFLHCNDITAKRGRTRGRSRSRVQIGLPITGKYRDPESDQYYNNNNGAKILSSSHFDYEYVLGHKIAFVCSARGSPRPHITWFKDGTEIYTHLYLNVHEWRTGTDRVKSKLEIDPATQMDAGVYECTADNMYSIDRRSFKTDFSIAFD; this comes from the exons ATGCTAATAGTTCggttctcaattattttcggaTCTTTAGCACAA AAAACGATGAACTGTTCAAAAGCTGTCATTCTTTTGATGTTACTATTCCTACACTGTAATGATATAACTGCAAAAAGAGGCCGAACAAGAGGCAGAAGTAGATCCCGAGTCCAGATTGGGTTGCCCATTACCGGAAAGTACAGAGATCCAGAGAGTGACcaatattataacaataataac GGTGCCAAAATCTTATCGTCGTCACATTTCGATTATGAATACGTCTTGGGACATAAGATTGCATTTGTTTGCTCCGCAAGAGGATCTCCACGGCCTCATATTACATGGTTCAAGGATGGTACAGAGATATATACCCATCTTTACCTCAAC GTTCATGAATGGAGAACAGGAACTGACAGGGTAAAATCAAAACTGGAAATTGATCCAGCAACACAAATGGATGCTGGTGTATACGAATGCACTGCAGATAATATGTACAGCATCGATAGAAGATCTTTCAAGACTGACTTCTCTATTGCCTTTGACTAG
- the LOC105689018 gene encoding vacuolar protein sorting-associated protein 37A isoform X2, protein MKFLLCYFLSVLELREDVEYQVQFDAGDKRMAIMVSLSPEFPLEKPVLRVSPPISHPWCNEHNEIVSAPGLLNFTVHSDLGRVVQAIIREFSKNPPQFVEDSPPASSMNHRELQERASPSYTIQQYPDVPSTSYNSYYNTYYPKYSSSNTNTSVYNYNYTSSGNTYAIDSQSKPFASTSHHSTYPPSSTGNSLHSTKASCFPSHQYTNTAYLNSHYGSTNYGQTTTATNARSNTPQSLEFPELNDLSNEELKKLGEDEDRLDEFLDKHVQIKDLNTAVEDAINWVEKTAHANLLKKSELEVLRNQVAEKAERVTILKSRYDQLNQQYNKLSEVFTPDHIKNCLKHAADVSHEKSETIAEDFLNRKIDVERFLSTYVECRKLGQARRTKEEKLVHQLNELKRAGY, encoded by the exons ATGAAGTTTCTATTATGTTATTTTCTCAG tgTATTGGAACTCCGAGAAGATGTGGAATATCAGGTACAATTCGATGCCGGAGATAAGCGAATGGCTATCATGGTCTCGTTGTCCCCCGAGTTCCCCCTAGAAAAACCAGTTCTTAGAGTATCTCCACCAATTAGCCACCCCTGGTGCAATGAGCACAATGAAATTGTGAGTGCTCCAGGACTCCTTAAT ttCACGGTACACAGTGACCTTGGCCGAGTTGTTCAAGCCATCATTCGAGAATTCAGCAAAAACCCACCTCAGTTTGTGGAAGATAGTCCGCCAGCTTCTTCCATGAATCATAGAG aattgCAGGAACGAGCATCACCGTCCTATACCATACAACAATATCCTGATGTCCCGTCAACTTCGTATAATTCTTATTATAACACTTATTACCCAAAATATTCATCGTCAAATACAAACACCTCTGTTTATAACTATAACTACACAAGTTCGGGTAATACTTATGCGATAGATAGCCAATCCAAGCCTTTTGCCTCAACATCCCACCATTCTACTTACCCGCCAAGTTCGACGGGCAATTCTTTACACTCAACCAAAGCTTCGTGTTTTCCGTCTCACCAATATACTAATACTGCCTACCTGAACTCGCATTATGGCAGCACGAATTATGGCCAGACTACAACAGCGACAAATGCCAGGTCGAATACACCGCAGAGCTTAGAATTTCCTGAACTAAATGATCTGAGTAACGAGGAATTGAAGAAACTTGGAGAAGATGAAGATAGATTAGATGAGTTCCTGGATAAGCATGTTCAAATAAAGGATCTCAATACTGCAGTAGAAGACGCCATCAATTGGGTTGAAAAAACTGCCC ATGCGAATTTATTAAAGAAATCAGAACTTGAAGTACTTAGAAACCAAGTCGCAGAAAAGGCGGAGAGAGTAACGATTCTAAAATCTAGATACGACCAATTAAACCaacaatataataaattatcagaGGTGTTTACACCGGATCACATAAAGAACTGCTTGAAACATGCCGCCGACGTGAGTcacgaaaaaagtgaaacaattgctgaagattttttgaatagaaaaattgatgtagaGCGTTTTTTAAGCACTTACGTCGAATGTCGAAAGCTTGGACAAGCACGAagaacgaaggaagaaaaattagtgCACCAACTCAATGAACTGAAACGAGCTGGCTACTGA